A genomic region of Capnocytophaga canimorsus contains the following coding sequences:
- the sov gene encoding T9SS outer membrane translocon Sov/SprA, with product MHFSKYIIFSKIRKITFLFFGMFVFSQAIAQQPNDSVTVKTAIKQIGLKTPESIAKKYTYDPLLHRYVYTEKIGKNDLKTPMVLTVKEYEALVMKEQMAYYFREKSEALSGSKGEEERKKVQRDLLPDFYVNSDFFESIFGGKNIDLIPQGSVGVDLGVRYTKNDNPAMTPRNRVNWGLDFDQVIRLGLTGNIGTKLSLNAQYDTQATFDFQNVFKLEYEPNEDDILQKVELGNISMPMSNSLITGSQSLFGVKTELKFGRTTITGVFSEQKSERRTVTAQGGGTLTEFEITALDYDENRNFFLAQFFRDQYDKALENYPFINSKVQITRLEVWVTNRNNRSGNIRNVLALQDLGESKPENTRLNLNAPAGFFRPTTNAMPTNAANNYDPTKIKNGTSVLTSAIRDVATVSQGFGTISGVVNQGHDYAIIENARKLEEGTDYRVDTKLGYISLSTTLSSDEVLAVAYQYTYGGEVFQVGEFANDGISATTVNNFSTDNAITNNLLVLKMLKSNRLNTKDPIWHLMMKNVYSLGVLQLDPQDFRMNVYYADPSPINYISAVDPATWPTGLDQKILLHLFNFDRLNKYNDPQPGGDGFFDFIPGITIDEQYGRIIFTKVEPFGEFLHKTLGGGNYKDPSGYNANQKKYVYPSLYANTKVQAQMDSDKNKFQLKGRFKSSGRKGISLGAFNVPQGSVRVTAGGRILVEGIDYVVNYQSGTVEIINAGLEASNIPIQVSVENNLIFGGQTTRFMAVNVEHKFNDKFVMGASVVNLRERPYTQKSSYGQESVNNTIFGFGGNYATELPFLTRWVNRIPTIKTDVASNLAVRGEFAYLIPGTPKGDNFEGETTVYLDDFETSQYTIDVRSPLAWKLASTPLEFGEIKDQKLYGNSPDDPQNLRNGYGRAKLAWYTIDPIFYTTQKPSDISSDEISKNSTRRIYIEELFPEQQVAQGQSLVQTTLDLAYYPNRKGPYNDNPLYAASTANDKWGGIMRGMTYSDFQETNVEYIQFWMMDPYASGEYAGNGELVFNLGNISEDVLKDGRKQYENGLPGPSSTTSINTSSWGKVPAAQSLLYAFDANNETRRLQDVGLDGVADTEESVFYKNNALEFPNDPALDNYEFYLAKNGKILDRYLNYNGLERNSPIAVSDNDRGATTLPDYEDVDGNYTMNTENSYYEYRLPIKPNIQSTDPYVNDIRNVSVEAPNGQLVNTRWIQFKIPIRDGKSIGGIADFNSITHMRMYMTGFEQEMLLRFGTLDLVRGDWRNFNYSLSTDMDDPADDNTYTEINSVNIIENEKRVPIPYRMPPGVYRERINTNNTLVDQNEQSLSLIVCDLEPYDSRAVYKNMNVDLRQYKYIKMFVHAEQYKLNPLANGQVSAFIRIGTDFRDNYYQVEIPLTVTPAGASSEQAIWPNENQIQVPMEVLTKLKSVGIRNQTLSEVTFYDADLNVVTENTPLELGKNRYSVKGNPSLGSVRAVMIGIKNHSAGKTCGEFWFNELRLSELVNNGGWAAVAALDANAADLMNISATGKMSTVGFGAVDQTPNQRAIEAVQEYDVMVNVNAGKLLPEKWKIEVPVNLNHSQKLTTPEFDPVYQDLKLKDRLDAAQSQQERNAIKDQAESFTLRRGINLIGVKKGWGEEQKKRFYNVENFTFNYAYNEVNHRDYELEYEDERNVKTGVLYNHAFQAKSIEPFKNSKRLSGKKYWQWLTDVNLNLLPASVMFSSNITRSFTKQLFRDVYLEGVNSGLQRRIPELQQRNYMTDYQYAINYNLTRSLRLNFNAANSSIVRNYYDYDATGELFIRKDVGLWDNFWDMGDPNHFYSNFQLNYELPLNKIPFLSFVRGSYTYNGDFDWQRGSEVLINLAGHEINTLQNANTHNFTANLAMDQFYAYLGIKNGGQKKNLLTLLATMVKRIDVNYSETNGQMLPGYIPRVGFFGTAKPSLGFMFGDQTDIRNRVAERGYLTTFADFNEQYTQSAERQLNIVANLQPLPDLQIDLKGERQYTDNYTETFEIEQLANTDYRYKKLIGNQVGNFKISTNILATSFSGIDEYYSDAFETFKENRKTVARRLAATRGIDLNNPANFDADGFPIGYGKNSQAVMMPAFVAAYSGTDAANVSLNAFRKIPIPGWNIRYTGLMRLEAFKNIFRRFSLSHGYTASYSLNEFRTNLEYDAKNISKTDASGNFLNENLFSTVNLIEQFTPLIRVDMEMKNSVNAMLELRRDRTISISLDNDYLTEIFRKEYKVGLGYRFKNVGFATRINGVPTTIKSDLILKADVSYLKEFTVIRNMEIYNHQVTAGQNSWVARMSAEYALSRNLLASYYFNYNFSKSAISTAFPMTTIRTGISVKYTFN from the coding sequence ATGCACTTTTCGAAATATATAATCTTTTCTAAAATTAGGAAGATAACATTTCTATTTTTTGGAATGTTCGTTTTTTCACAAGCTATAGCGCAACAGCCTAATGATTCGGTAACGGTAAAAACCGCTATAAAGCAAATCGGGCTGAAAACTCCTGAAAGCATTGCTAAAAAATATACGTATGACCCGTTGCTACATCGGTACGTTTACACGGAAAAAATTGGGAAAAATGACCTGAAAACGCCTATGGTTCTGACTGTAAAAGAGTACGAAGCATTGGTAATGAAAGAGCAAATGGCTTATTATTTCAGAGAAAAATCTGAAGCGCTTTCTGGCAGTAAGGGCGAAGAGGAAAGGAAAAAAGTACAACGCGATTTGTTACCCGATTTTTATGTGAATTCCGATTTCTTTGAAAGCATCTTTGGAGGAAAAAATATTGATTTGATACCGCAAGGAAGTGTTGGGGTAGATTTGGGAGTGCGATACACCAAAAATGATAATCCGGCGATGACCCCTCGAAATAGGGTAAATTGGGGGCTTGATTTTGACCAAGTCATCCGATTGGGGCTTACGGGAAACATCGGTACCAAACTATCGCTTAACGCTCAATATGATACTCAAGCTACTTTTGATTTTCAAAACGTGTTTAAATTAGAATATGAGCCTAATGAAGATGATATTCTACAAAAAGTAGAATTAGGAAACATCAGTATGCCGATGAGCAATTCACTCATTACGGGCTCACAAAGTTTGTTTGGGGTTAAAACCGAGTTAAAATTTGGGCGTACCACCATCACCGGAGTTTTTTCAGAACAAAAATCAGAACGCCGAACCGTTACCGCTCAGGGTGGAGGAACGCTTACCGAATTCGAAATCACCGCTTTGGATTATGACGAAAACCGAAACTTCTTTTTGGCACAATTCTTCCGTGACCAATACGATAAGGCACTCGAGAATTATCCTTTCATAAATAGTAAAGTACAAATAACGCGACTTGAGGTTTGGGTAACCAATCGTAATAATCGCTCAGGGAATATTCGTAATGTGTTAGCATTGCAGGATTTAGGTGAATCCAAACCTGAAAATACGCGTCTGAATTTGAATGCTCCTGCCGGATTTTTTCGCCCTACAACAAATGCAATGCCTACCAATGCAGCGAATAATTACGACCCTACTAAAATTAAAAACGGAACATCGGTCTTGACTTCCGCTATTCGTGATGTAGCTACTGTATCTCAAGGTTTTGGAACGATTTCTGGAGTGGTAAATCAGGGGCACGATTATGCTATTATTGAAAATGCACGTAAATTAGAGGAGGGTACGGACTATCGTGTTGATACCAAGCTGGGTTATATTTCACTCAGTACCACCTTAAGTAGTGATGAGGTACTTGCAGTGGCTTATCAATACACTTACGGAGGTGAAGTTTTTCAAGTAGGTGAATTTGCTAACGATGGTATTTCTGCCACGACGGTAAATAATTTTTCAACCGATAACGCTATTACCAATAACTTATTGGTTTTAAAGATGCTCAAAAGCAATCGCCTCAATACCAAAGACCCAATATGGCACTTGATGATGAAGAACGTTTATTCGTTAGGGGTGTTACAACTTGATCCACAAGACTTTCGAATGAATGTATATTATGCTGATCCTTCACCTATTAACTATATTTCTGCGGTTGATCCTGCCACTTGGCCTACTGGATTAGACCAAAAAATATTGCTCCATTTGTTTAATTTTGATCGTCTTAACAAATATAATGACCCTCAGCCTGGTGGAGATGGTTTCTTCGATTTTATTCCCGGAATTACCATTGATGAACAATACGGTAGAATCATTTTTACCAAGGTGGAGCCCTTTGGTGAATTCTTACATAAGACTTTAGGAGGAGGAAACTATAAAGACCCATCAGGCTACAATGCCAATCAGAAAAAATACGTGTACCCAAGTTTGTATGCCAATACTAAGGTACAGGCGCAAATGGATAGCGATAAAAATAAGTTTCAACTCAAAGGACGCTTTAAATCATCGGGCAGGAAAGGGATTTCATTGGGTGCTTTCAATGTGCCTCAAGGTTCAGTTCGGGTAACTGCTGGAGGGCGTATATTGGTGGAAGGTATTGATTATGTGGTGAATTATCAATCGGGAACGGTTGAAATTATCAATGCTGGATTAGAAGCCTCTAACATTCCTATTCAGGTTTCTGTAGAAAATAATTTGATTTTTGGTGGTCAAACCACTCGCTTTATGGCAGTGAACGTCGAGCACAAGTTTAATGATAAATTTGTAATGGGGGCATCGGTGGTGAACCTTAGGGAACGTCCTTATACTCAAAAATCAAGCTATGGGCAGGAGTCCGTAAACAATACCATTTTTGGTTTCGGAGGGAACTACGCTACTGAACTTCCTTTTCTTACGCGTTGGGTAAACCGAATTCCGACTATAAAAACTGATGTTGCCTCGAACCTTGCGGTACGCGGTGAATTTGCTTATTTGATACCAGGTACGCCCAAAGGCGATAACTTTGAAGGAGAGACCACTGTATATTTGGACGATTTTGAAACCTCACAATACACCATTGATGTACGTTCGCCTCTGGCTTGGAAATTAGCAAGTACGCCTTTGGAATTTGGCGAAATTAAAGACCAAAAACTTTACGGAAATTCGCCCGATGACCCCCAAAATTTACGAAATGGTTACGGACGAGCTAAATTAGCTTGGTACACCATCGACCCCATTTTTTATACTACTCAAAAGCCTTCCGATATTTCTTCCGATGAAATATCCAAAAATAGTACAAGACGTATTTACATTGAGGAGTTATTCCCTGAACAACAAGTAGCACAAGGGCAATCGTTAGTGCAAACTACGCTTGATTTGGCTTACTATCCAAACCGAAAAGGACCATATAACGACAACCCGTTGTACGCTGCCTCAACAGCAAACGATAAATGGGGAGGAATTATGCGTGGTATGACGTATTCCGATTTTCAGGAAACTAATGTGGAATATATTCAATTTTGGATGATGGACCCATATGCTTCAGGAGAATATGCTGGAAACGGAGAGCTGGTTTTCAACTTAGGAAATATTTCCGAAGACGTGCTTAAAGACGGACGTAAACAATATGAAAACGGATTGCCTGGTCCGTCCTCTACCACAAGCATCAATACTTCCTCGTGGGGGAAGGTACCTGCCGCACAATCCTTATTATACGCTTTTGATGCTAATAATGAAACAAGACGTTTGCAAGACGTAGGTCTTGATGGAGTTGCCGATACGGAAGAATCCGTATTCTATAAAAATAATGCTTTAGAGTTTCCCAACGATCCTGCTTTGGACAATTACGAATTCTATCTTGCTAAAAATGGCAAAATATTAGACAGATATCTTAATTATAACGGGTTGGAGCGTAATTCCCCTATCGCAGTTAGCGACAACGATAGAGGAGCAACCACTTTGCCCGACTATGAAGATGTTGATGGTAACTACACGATGAATACCGAAAACAGCTATTATGAATATCGTTTGCCTATAAAACCTAACATACAATCTACCGATCCTTACGTCAATGATATTCGTAACGTATCGGTGGAAGCCCCTAATGGGCAGTTAGTTAATACCCGTTGGATTCAATTTAAAATTCCTATTCGGGACGGAAAATCTATAGGCGGTATTGCCGATTTTAATTCTATTACTCATATGCGTATGTATATGACCGGTTTTGAGCAAGAAATGCTTTTGCGTTTCGGTACCCTTGATTTGGTTCGAGGTGATTGGAGAAATTTCAATTATTCGCTAAGTACCGATATGGACGACCCAGCAGATGATAACACCTATACCGAAATCAACTCGGTAAACATCATTGAAAACGAAAAACGAGTACCTATTCCGTACCGAATGCCTCCTGGTGTATATCGTGAGCGCATCAATACCAACAACACTTTGGTAGATCAAAATGAGCAATCACTTTCACTAATTGTTTGTGATTTAGAGCCTTACGATAGTCGTGCTGTTTACAAGAATATGAATGTAGATTTGAGGCAGTATAAATACATCAAAATGTTTGTACACGCCGAGCAATATAAACTCAATCCGTTGGCAAATGGACAGGTGTCAGCTTTTATACGTATCGGAACGGATTTTCGAGACAATTACTATCAGGTAGAAATTCCACTGACGGTAACCCCAGCAGGAGCTTCTTCCGAGCAAGCCATTTGGCCCAATGAAAACCAGATACAGGTACCTATGGAGGTGCTTACTAAATTAAAATCGGTTGGGATACGAAACCAGACCTTGTCGGAAGTTACTTTCTACGATGCTGATTTGAATGTAGTTACTGAAAATACTCCTTTGGAATTGGGTAAGAATCGTTATTCAGTAAAAGGAAATCCGTCACTGGGTAGTGTACGTGCAGTAATGATTGGGATTAAAAACCATAGTGCAGGTAAAACTTGCGGTGAATTTTGGTTTAATGAACTACGATTGAGTGAATTGGTAAACAATGGTGGTTGGGCAGCCGTTGCCGCACTTGATGCTAATGCAGCCGATTTGATGAATATTTCGGCTACAGGTAAAATGAGTACCGTAGGCTTCGGGGCTGTTGATCAAACTCCAAACCAACGTGCCATTGAGGCTGTTCAAGAATATGATGTAATGGTTAATGTAAATGCAGGAAAACTATTGCCTGAAAAATGGAAAATAGAAGTTCCTGTAAATTTGAATCATTCTCAGAAACTTACCACACCTGAGTTTGACCCTGTTTATCAAGACTTAAAGCTTAAAGACCGACTTGATGCAGCACAAAGTCAGCAAGAGCGGAATGCTATTAAAGACCAAGCCGAAAGTTTTACCCTTCGGCGCGGTATTAACCTTATTGGAGTGAAAAAAGGTTGGGGCGAAGAGCAGAAAAAACGTTTCTATAACGTTGAAAACTTTACCTTTAATTATGCGTATAATGAGGTAAATCACCGTGATTATGAGCTTGAGTATGAAGACGAACGCAATGTAAAAACGGGTGTATTGTACAATCACGCTTTTCAAGCCAAAAGTATAGAACCTTTTAAAAATTCAAAACGCCTATCGGGTAAAAAATATTGGCAATGGCTCACCGATGTCAATCTGAACTTACTACCTGCCAGTGTAATGTTTTCATCGAACATCACTCGTTCGTTTACCAAACAGCTTTTCAGAGATGTATATCTGGAAGGTGTAAATTCAGGGTTACAACGTCGCATTCCTGAATTACAACAGCGTAACTATATGACCGATTATCAGTATGCTATAAATTATAATTTGACCCGTTCGCTACGCTTGAATTTCAATGCCGCCAACAGCAGTATTGTTCGTAATTATTATGATTATGATGCTACAGGTGAGCTTTTTATCCGTAAAGATGTAGGGCTTTGGGATAACTTCTGGGATATGGGTGACCCCAATCACTTCTATTCTAATTTCCAACTGAATTACGAATTGCCTTTAAATAAAATTCCGTTTTTGTCTTTCGTTCGAGGAAGCTATACCTATAATGGCGATTTTGATTGGCAACGAGGTTCAGAAGTGCTTATCAATTTGGCAGGACACGAAATCAATACTTTGCAAAATGCCAATACACATAACTTTACGGCTAATTTGGCAATGGATCAATTCTATGCCTACTTAGGAATTAAAAATGGGGGACAGAAGAAAAATCTACTTACCTTATTAGCTACAATGGTCAAACGCATTGATGTAAACTACTCGGAAACCAACGGGCAGATGCTTCCCGGATACATTCCTCGAGTGGGCTTTTTCGGTACGGCTAAACCTTCTTTGGGCTTTATGTTTGGTGACCAAACCGATATCAGAAACAGAGTTGCTGAAAGAGGCTATTTAACTACTTTTGCTGATTTTAACGAACAATATACGCAATCTGCCGAAAGACAACTCAATATCGTGGCGAATTTGCAACCCTTACCCGATTTGCAAATCGACCTTAAAGGCGAACGTCAATATACGGATAATTACACAGAAACCTTTGAAATAGAGCAACTTGCAAACACTGATTACAGATACAAAAAACTCATTGGCAATCAGGTAGGTAACTTTAAAATATCTACCAATATTTTGGCAACTTCCTTTAGCGGAATTGACGAATACTATTCGGATGCTTTTGAAACTTTTAAGGAAAATCGTAAAACCGTAGCAAGAAGACTTGCCGCAACACGTGGTATTGATTTAAATAATCCTGCCAATTTTGATGCTGATGGCTTCCCGATAGGTTATGGCAAAAATAGCCAAGCGGTAATGATGCCTGCCTTTGTGGCGGCTTACAGCGGAACCGATGCTGCGAACGTATCGCTTAATGCCTTCCGAAAAATTCCCATACCAGGGTGGAACATTCGCTATACGGGGCTGATGCGCTTAGAGGCTTTCAAAAACATTTTCCGACGTTTTTCACTTTCGCACGGATATACAGCAAGTTACTCGCTTAATGAGTTCAGAACTAATTTGGAGTATGATGCTAAAAACATCAGTAAAACAGATGCTTCTGGCAATTTCTTGAATGAAAATTTATTTTCTACGGTAAATCTTATAGAGCAGTTCACCCCTTTGATTCGGGTGGATATGGAAATGAAAAACTCGGTAAATGCGATGCTCGAATTAAGGCGCGACAGAACCATTTCTATCAGCTTAGATAATGATTATCTGACAGAAATTTTCCGTAAAGAATACAAGGTAGGATTGGGGTATCGGTTTAAAAATGTGGGCTTTGCAACGCGTATCAATGGCGTACCTACTACCATTAAGAGCGATTTGATACTTAAAGCCGATGTATCTTACCTAAAGGAATTTACGGTAATACGCAATATGGAAATTTATAATCATCAGGTTACGGCAGGGCAAAACTCTTGGGTGGCACGTATGTCGGCTGAATATGCGTTGAGTAGAAATCTGTTGGCATCGTATTATTTTAATTATAATTTTTCCAAATCAGCCATTTCTACGGCATTCCCGATGACCACTATTCGTACGGGAATTTCCGTTAAATATACATTCAATTAA
- the ruvA gene encoding Holliday junction branch migration protein RuvA, giving the protein MITQIQGKLVEKNPTHLVVDCHGVGYFINITLNTYSTLPQNEAIKLYTYLQIKEDAHNLYGFLTKAEREVFVLLISVSGVGAGTARTMLSSLTAAQVRSAIINGDVATIQSVKGIGAKTAQRVILDLKEKMTKLQDFEDIPYNEVNTNKEEALAALEVLGFVRKQAEKVVDRIIRTSSEQLSVEEIIKQALKNL; this is encoded by the coding sequence ATGATAACCCAAATTCAAGGAAAATTGGTTGAAAAAAATCCTACGCATTTGGTGGTAGATTGCCACGGGGTGGGGTATTTTATCAACATAACACTCAATACCTATAGTACATTGCCTCAAAATGAAGCTATTAAACTTTATACTTACTTGCAGATAAAAGAAGATGCTCATAACCTTTATGGTTTTTTAACTAAAGCCGAACGTGAGGTTTTTGTTTTACTTATCTCTGTATCTGGGGTGGGAGCAGGAACGGCACGTACGATGCTCTCTTCGCTTACCGCAGCACAAGTACGTAGTGCTATTATAAATGGTGATGTAGCTACGATACAATCAGTTAAAGGTATTGGAGCAAAAACGGCTCAACGCGTAATTTTAGATTTGAAAGAGAAAATGACCAAACTTCAAGATTTTGAAGATATCCCTTATAATGAAGTAAATACTAATAAGGAAGAGGCACTTGCGGCATTGGAAGTTTTAGGTTTTGTTCGTAAACAAGCCGAAAAAGTAGTTGACCGAATTATACGAACCTCTTCTGAACAACTTAGTGTAGAAGAAATCATTAAACAAGCCCTTAAAAACTTATAA
- a CDS encoding adenylate kinase produces MELVKIHDKVFKPYINAKELDQAIGKMATLIASDLKDTVPVFVCILNGSFMFASDFIKKYKGECEITFVKLSSYQGTTSTEKVTQLIGLNGSLQGRDVVILEDIIDTGNTLEEIYRIFQRENVKSLLIGTLFFKPEAFKKNLKIDYIGISIPNRFIVGYGLDYDELGRNLPEVYQLNIPTDMTNLVLFGKPGAGKGTQAAFLKENYNLVHISTGDLFRYNLKNGTELGKLAQSYMDKGELVPDEVTIKMLQQEVENNPQANGFIFDGFPRTIAQAEALDAFLASKEMKIHGTLALDADDEVLIARLLERGKVSGRADDQDEAKIRNRFVEYNEKTAPLIDFYKKQGKYHAVNGIGSIAEITERLSKTIDNLK; encoded by the coding sequence ATGGAGTTAGTAAAAATTCACGACAAGGTATTCAAGCCTTATATCAACGCTAAAGAGTTAGACCAAGCCATCGGAAAAATGGCAACTCTTATAGCCTCTGATTTGAAAGATACCGTTCCAGTTTTTGTTTGTATATTGAACGGTTCGTTTATGTTTGCTTCTGATTTCATTAAAAAATACAAAGGCGAGTGTGAAATCACTTTTGTGAAATTATCTTCTTACCAAGGAACTACCTCTACCGAGAAAGTTACCCAACTTATTGGGCTTAACGGCTCATTACAGGGGCGCGATGTGGTTATTTTGGAAGATATTATTGATACCGGAAATACCCTTGAAGAAATTTATCGTATCTTCCAAAGAGAGAATGTAAAATCGTTGCTCATTGGTACGCTTTTCTTTAAGCCAGAAGCTTTTAAAAAGAACTTGAAAATCGATTATATAGGCATAAGCATCCCTAATCGGTTTATTGTTGGATACGGATTAGATTATGATGAATTAGGCAGAAATCTGCCCGAAGTATATCAATTAAACATACCTACAGATATGACAAACTTAGTTTTATTCGGTAAACCCGGCGCTGGTAAAGGAACACAAGCGGCTTTTTTAAAAGAAAATTACAATTTGGTACACATTTCAACGGGCGATTTGTTCCGCTATAACCTCAAAAACGGTACAGAATTAGGCAAACTTGCCCAATCATATATGGACAAAGGCGAATTGGTTCCCGACGAGGTAACCATCAAAATGCTACAACAAGAAGTAGAAAACAACCCACAAGCCAATGGTTTCATTTTTGACGGTTTCCCGAGAACTATTGCTCAAGCCGAAGCGCTGGATGCTTTCTTGGCTTCAAAAGAGATGAAAATCCACGGCACACTTGCTCTTGATGCTGATGACGAAGTACTTATCGCACGTCTGCTTGAGCGAGGTAAAGTAAGCGGAAGAGCCGATGACCAAGACGAAGCCAAAATCCGTAACCGTTTTGTGGAATATAACGAAAAAACAGCCCCACTGATTGATTTCTACAAAAAACAAGGAAAATATCACGCGGTAAACGGCATCGGTAGCATTGCCGAAATCACCGAACGCTTATCAAAAACTATCGATAATTTGAAATAG
- the obgE gene encoding GTPase ObgE, whose product MTEGNFTDYVKVFAASGNGGRGSAHLHREKFVAKGGPDGGDGGRGGHVIVRGNKNLWTLIHFKFQKHFRAGHGEHGGANRSTGADGQDVYLEVPLGTVVKDAITEQALFEITEDGQEIIALQGGKGGLGNWHFRSATNQTPRYAQSGIAGIETELLLELKVLADVGLVGFPNAGKSTLLSVITSAKPKIGDYPFTTLKPNLGIVQYRDFKSFVVADIPGIIEGAAEGKGLGHYFLRHIERNSVLLFLIPADSKDIAQEYAILLNELQQYNPELLHKNRLLAISKSDMLDEELTAEMESLLKKTLPNVPFVFISSVSGKGIQLLKDELWQMLH is encoded by the coding sequence ATGACGGAAGGCAATTTTACGGACTATGTGAAGGTTTTTGCTGCCTCGGGTAACGGAGGCAGAGGGTCTGCGCATTTGCATCGTGAGAAATTTGTAGCAAAAGGAGGTCCTGATGGTGGCGATGGCGGACGCGGCGGACACGTAATCGTTCGAGGCAATAAAAACCTATGGACACTTATTCACTTCAAGTTTCAAAAGCATTTTCGAGCCGGACACGGTGAGCACGGAGGAGCCAACCGAAGCACTGGTGCTGACGGACAAGATGTGTATTTGGAAGTGCCTTTAGGAACCGTGGTAAAAGACGCTATTACCGAACAAGCTCTCTTTGAAATTACTGAAGATGGGCAAGAAATTATCGCATTACAAGGCGGAAAAGGCGGGTTGGGCAATTGGCATTTTCGTTCAGCAACGAATCAAACTCCGCGATACGCCCAGTCGGGCATTGCAGGAATAGAAACCGAATTGCTTCTGGAGCTAAAAGTTTTAGCCGATGTAGGCTTGGTAGGTTTCCCCAATGCCGGTAAGTCCACGCTTTTGTCGGTAATTACTTCAGCAAAGCCCAAAATAGGGGACTATCCATTTACCACCCTAAAACCTAACTTAGGTATTGTGCAGTATCGTGATTTTAAATCATTTGTTGTTGCAGATATTCCTGGTATTATTGAAGGTGCTGCCGAAGGAAAGGGATTGGGGCATTATTTTTTGAGGCATATCGAACGGAATTCGGTTTTGCTTTTTCTTATCCCTGCCGATAGTAAAGACATTGCCCAAGAGTATGCCATTCTGCTAAATGAATTGCAGCAATATAACCCTGAATTGCTACATAAAAACCGATTGTTAGCCATTTCAAAGTCAGATATGCTAGATGAGGAACTGACTGCTGAAATGGAAAGTCTGCTCAAAAAAACGCTTCCCAATGTGCCTTTTGTGTTTATCTCATCGGTTTCGGGCAAAGGAATACAATTACTTAAAGATGAACTTTGGCAAATGCTTCACTAA
- a CDS encoding zinc metallopeptidase: MIGYYVLIGVISLLSMLISWRLKSKFKHYSQVHLRNNMTGAEIAEKMLKDHGIHDVKVISTPGMLTDHYNPQNKTVNLSEGVYNQSNAAAAAVAAHECGHAVQHAQAYKWLQMRSMLVPVVSITSNMSTFVIMAGLGLAFVSKLGIYVAIIGVVMMGLATLFSFVTLPVEYDASNRALAWLKNKNMVTPDEYTGAQDALKWAARTYLVAALGALAMLIYWVLRIASSSRE; this comes from the coding sequence ATGATTGGATATTACGTTTTAATTGGAGTGATTTCACTACTGAGTATGCTAATAAGTTGGCGACTCAAAAGCAAATTCAAACACTACTCACAAGTGCATTTGCGCAATAATATGACTGGAGCTGAAATTGCTGAAAAAATGTTGAAAGACCACGGAATACACGATGTAAAAGTTATTTCAACCCCTGGAATGCTCACCGACCATTACAATCCGCAAAACAAAACCGTAAACCTTAGTGAAGGGGTTTACAACCAAAGTAATGCGGCAGCGGCAGCTGTAGCAGCTCACGAGTGTGGGCACGCCGTACAACACGCTCAGGCTTACAAGTGGTTGCAAATGCGTTCGATGTTAGTGCCGGTAGTTAGCATTACCTCGAATATGTCTACTTTTGTTATTATGGCTGGTTTGGGGCTCGCTTTTGTTTCTAAATTAGGAATTTACGTTGCTATTATCGGGGTAGTGATGATGGGGCTTGCTACGCTTTTCAGTTTCGTTACTCTTCCGGTAGAGTACGATGCCAGCAACCGTGCACTGGCTTGGCTTAAAAACAAAAATATGGTTACCCCCGACGAATATACTGGTGCTCAAGACGCTCTGAAATGGGCAGCACGTACATACTTGGTAGCTGCATTAGGAGCTTTGGCTATGCTCATTTACTGGGTATTACGCATTGCATCATCTTCAAGAGAATAA